In Phyllopteryx taeniolatus isolate TA_2022b chromosome 6, UOR_Ptae_1.2, whole genome shotgun sequence, one genomic interval encodes:
- the col6a4a gene encoding collagen alpha-6(VI) chain isoform X3: MLHISGAPFLGGGPSRLEKEIIMAGGQNLLLVLMVAVCFHGNAAQRTECAKASVADVVFLVDGSSSIGIANFQEVRGFLRTVVAGFDIGPDKVRVGLAQYSDETFQEFLLKDHMDKKSLLAELDKFPYRTGGTETGKAMDFVRTQFFTKSAGSRANQRVPQIAVVITDGDSTDDVVAAAQRLRQHGVIVFAIGVGQANMVELEAIANRPSDHFRFFIDSFQALQRLSESLLQTVCTSMDNQRQALSERFSDIFFLVDSGVNQTAFQQVRTLLLRLANQLKFGISAHRLGLAQYGQDTKVAFNLNTHQTKDKIIAAIRRFSKDTLQPNEPRNLGAAMEYAGSHFFTSQAGSRADQGVRQFLVVLSGKDSDDKVYKQSRLLKSQGVNVVGLSLGASMTQMRVVASSASNVYQSTANVLPSLKTAFEDQELKVNLTGECKGAKLADIVFVIDESGSIGTPNFQLVRTFLHSVVSGLHVAPSKVRVGIVMYSDKAKAQVYLNTFNDKSELLSFIKIMPYHGGGTNTGVALNFTRDHVFTKERGSRKDKGVQQVAVVITDGKSQDDVSNAAVALRRAGVTIYTVGVKNANHAQLVKMASHPPSKHIFTVDSFGKLQGLEQKLQNIVCHNILRQAVSVNMRRSSIKEGCLQTDEADIFFLIDHSGSIYPTDFYDMKKFIIEFISTFRIGPQHVRLGVAKYADAPNLEFDLTAYADAGSLEKAVEAIVQVGGGTETGRALEFMSPQFDRAVATRGEKVPEYLVVITDGKSSDEVKVPAEKLRAKGVTIYAIGVKNADMDELQEISGDPKKTFFVNNFDALNPIKDDIITDICTTDVCKDIPGDLLFLIDSSGSIYPQDYEKMKNFIKSVVSKSNVGQNDVHVGVMQFSTIQQLVFPLNRHFTKDQMLQAIDGMQQIGGGTHTGEAIAVLSPYFDASQGGRPSVGKRMVVITDGEAQDNVKIPAVAMRRKGVVVYAIGVVDANTTQLLEISGSPERVYAERDFDALKDLESQVALEICDPERDCKKTEKADIIFLVDGSTSITLDKFRSMQKFMSSMVNQTTVGKDLTSFGVILFSSDPKSVFTLNQYKSKREVLQAISALKSPYGDTYTGKALQYALSFFNAEYGGRAALNVPQILMVITDGDATDRNNLRQPSTALREKGISVFSIGVEGAIRNQLEIMAGHDSSRVFYVDNFAALETLDKNITNVLCTSTKPACEKQKADLIFLIDQSGSIRPQDYTIMKSFTTQLVASFKVSQDLVRVGMAQFSDIFQHEFYLNQFFTNESVTKHIMGMNQRGGGTLIGLALDAIRGHFEDSHGCRRSAGVSQNLVLITDGESQDEVQDAADRLKALGVEVFVIGIGDVHDLQLLQITGTHDRLFTVENFDSLDRIRQKVVDTICKSKPPKELSSCSIDIAMGFDISQRTGLPGEMLVSGHSKLRTFLPEIVHYASTIQGLCCIGPAPIKTKIGYRVVGQDGRPLYDFKFKPEDPNDDVMTKVMTLNLNVPTRLNSAMLRSFGEKFKNDSRGGVKVLIIFSDGLDEDVVKLEYESDLLRQSGVDALLMVGLEGAPDLAQLQMLEFGRGFGYKLPLSIGMQSVGSTVLKQIDMVSNRKCCNVMCKCSGHEGVRGSRGPLGTKGAAGQRGYPGFPGEEGVPGDRGGPGPSGPQGVQGCAGLRGPKGYRGLRGNRGEDGEVGLDGVNGEQGVSGQDGGRGERGHPGNPGIPGIRGEAGLKGQRGLRGDPGKPGRDNTVPGPVGDVGNPGLPGEPGQDGRAGEAGILGNAGPDGRRGPLGEKGAAGAPGDPGVSGSPGASGPQGPRGVRGQPGPRGIPGLPGPQGGPGSPGGAGSTGRRGGNGQKGQPGDPGVRGVQGTPGPRGAPGQDGRDGYGPAGPKGIKGDQGFPGYPGLVGESGLEGSKGLPGYKGNRGRGGNSGRPGNAGQPGEPGYEGHKGPRGSPGGKGKTECELITFIRDNCACATDLGSCPALPTELVVALDMSEDVTPVAFERQRGALLSLLEDITVAESNCPTGARVAVVAYSAHTKYLIRFHDYRRKTQLLEAVRNVALERTSNRRQLGAAMRFVAHNVLKRVRSGAMMRKVAVFFSNGPPQDVSDVVTAVMEYRAQDVVPAVISLRNAPAVSRAMELDDTGNSIFTVLGRDAAANLRKVKNCAICYDPCRRAQECAFIQETPGLQEVEADVVMLVDGSREMQADEYAGAQQLLGSVVEQLAVSPEPGRSDTRARVAVVQQSGARGTKVEFGLRAYRDRRLMSSHLLHDMRQQGGSSALGHALNLGLREAMTAGHARRSRVLLAVVGTRTAPEDREVLRAAAQKAKCQGVAVFVVTVGERYDREEVEALASEPTQQHLLHLGRLQHEEQDYARRFFRVFMAALNKGFNSYPLPSLKLICQRTGQDGGQILVDGQGYTEEFADQPQDKPSDQFQEQTGQTDAVHMLSPEEDDELMPQSTDANAADPCLLGEDAGGCEDYAMMWFYDSKRRQCERFWYGGCGGNANRFSTLEACQDACVADTA; encoded by the exons ATGCTTCACATTAGCGGGGCCCCTTTCCTTGGAGGAGGTCCATCCCGCCTG GAGAAAGAAATCATCATGGCGGGGGGCCAGAATCTTCTCCTCGTTCTCATGGTGGCCGtctgtttccatggcaatgCTGCACAGaggacag AATGTGCCAAAGCCTCAGTGGCTGATGTAGTCTTCCTGGTGGATGGATCTTCTAGCATTGGTATTGCCAACTTCCAGGAGGTCCGAGGGTTTCTCCGAACCGTGGTGGCCGGTTTTGACATTGGTCCCGACAAGGTCCGCGTAGGTTTGGCGCAATACAGTGACGAAACCTTTCAAGAGTTCCTGTTGAAAGATCACATGGACAAGAAGTCTCTACTGGCAGAACTGGACAAGTTCCCCTATCGGACGGGGGGCACGGAGACGGGCAAGGCCATGGACTTTGTGCGGACGCAGTTTTTCACGAAAAGCGCCGGTAGCCGAGCGAACCAGAGAGTGCCCCAGATCGCTGTGGTCATCACGGATGGAGACTCAACTGACGACGTGGTGGCTGCCGCTCAGCGCCTCAGACAACACGGGGTCATCGTCTTCGCGATCGGAGTTGGACAAGCCAACATGGTCGAGCTGGAGGCCATCGCCAACAGACCATCTGATCACTTCCGCTTCTTCATTGACAGCTTCCAAGCTCTTCAGAGGCTGAGCGAGAGTCTACTGCAAACTGTGTGCACCTCCATGGACAACCAGAGGCAAG CTTTGTCTGAAAGGTTTTCGGACATATTTTTCCTGGTGGACAGCGGCGTGAATCAAACCGCGTTCCAGCAAGTCCGCACCCTCCTGCTCCGACTGGCCAACCAACTCAAATTCGGAATCTCGGCACATCGCCTCGGCCTGGCACAGTACGGTCAAGACACCAAGGTGGCGTTCAACTTGAATACTCACCAGACCAAAGACAAGATCATCGCCGCCATACGCCGCTTCTCCAAGGATACACTGCAGCCCAATGAGCCGCGCAACCTGGGTGCAGCCATGGAGTACGCCGGCTCGCACTTCTTCACCAGCCAAGCGGGAAGCCGGGCTGACCAAGGCGTCCGACAGTTCCTGGTTGTTCTCAGTGGGAAAGATTCCGACGACAAAGTCTACAAGCAGTCCCGCTTACTCAAGTCACAGGGCGTGAACGTGGTGGGTCTGAGCCTCGGCGCGTCCATGACGCAGATGCGGGTCGTAGCCTCGAGTGCTTCCAATGTCTACCAGTCCACCGCCAATGTCCTTCCTTCTTTGAAGACAGCCTTTGAAGACCAGGAGCTGAAGGTCAATCTTACTGGTG AATGCAAAGGAGCCAAACTGGCAGACATCGTTTTTGTCATCGATGAGTCCGGAAGCATCGGAACTCCAAACTTCCAGCTGGTACGCACGTTCCTGCACTCGGTCGTTAGCGGCCTGCACGTGGCTCCGTCCAAGGTGCGAGTGGGCATCGTGATGTACAGTGACAAAGCGAAAGCACAGGTCTACCTCAACACCTTCAACGACAAGAGCGAGTTGCTTAGTTTTATCAAAATAATGCCATACCATGGCGGCGGCACTAATACAGGAGTCGCCCTCAATTTCACACGGGACCACGTGTTCACCAAAGAAAGAGGCAGCAGGAAGGACAAGGGCGTCCAGCAGGTGGCGGTAGTGATCACCGACGGGAAATCCCAAGATGACGTGAGCAACGCTGCGGTGGCCCTCCGTCGGGCGGGCGTCACCATCTACACGGTGGGCGTCAAAAACGCCAACCATGCTCAGTTGGTGAAAATGGCGTCCCACCCCCCCAGCAAGCACATTTTCACCGTGGACAGTTTTGGCAAACTACAGGGGCTGGAGCAGAAGCTGCAGAACATTGTTTGCCACAACATCCTGCGACAAGCGGTCAGCGTTAATATGAGAAGAAGTAGCATCAAGGAAG GCTGCTTGCAAACTGATGAGGCAGACATCTTCTTCTTAATCGACCACTCTGGAAGCATCTACCCCACCGACTTTTACGACATGAAGAAGTTCATCATCGAGTTCATCAGTACCTTCCGCATCGGGCCTCAGCACGTCCGGTTGGGCGTCGCCAAGTACGCAGATGCACCCAACTTGGAATTTGATCTGACGGCCTACGCGGACGCCGGAAGCCTGGAGAAGGCGGTGGAGGCCATCGTGCAGGTGGGGGGTGGGACGGAAACTGGAAGAGCACTGGAGTTCATGAGCCCACAGTTTGATCGGGCCGTCGCCACTCGAGGTGAGAAGGTGCCGGAATATCTGGTGGTCATCACGGATGGGAAATCCTCGGATGAGGTCAAGGTGCCTGCAGAGAAGCTACGAGCAAAGGGTGTCACCATCTACGCAATCGGAGTGAAGAACGCCGACATGGATGAACTTCAGGAGATTTCCGGTGACCCTAAGAAGACGTTCTTTGTCAATAATTTCGATGCTCTGAACCCCATCAAGGATGACATCATCACTGACATCTGCACCACAGATG TTTGTAAAGACATACCCGGAGACCTCCTGTTCTTGATTGACAGCTCTGGGAGCATCTACCCACAGGACtatgagaaaatgaaaaacttcATAAAATCTGTGGTCAGCAAGTCCAACGTCGGGCAGAACGACGTCCATGTGGGAGTCATGCAGTTCAGCACCATCCAACAGCTGGTGTTCCCCCTCAACCGCCATTTCACAAAAGACCAAATGCTGCAAGCCATCGATGGCATGCAGCAGATCGGAGGAGGTACGCACACGGGAGAAGCTATCGCAGTTTTATCGCCGTACTTTGATGCGTCCCAAGGCGGGCGCCCTAGCGTAGGGAAGAGGATGGTGGTGATTACCGATGGAGAAGCTCAAGATAATGTCAAAATCCCCGCTGTGGCCATGAGGCGCAAGGGTGTCGTGGTCTATGCCATCGGGGTGGTGGACGCTAACACCACCCAGCTGCTGGAGATCAGCGGATCACCAGAACGCGTCTACGCCGAGAGGGACTTTGATGCGCTGAAGGACTTGGAGAGCCAGGTGGCTTTGGAGATCTGCGATCCAGAAAGAG ACTGCAAGAAGACTGAGAAGGCAGACATCATCTTCTTGGTGGATGGCTCCACAAGCATCACCTTGGACAAGTTCAGAAGCATGCAAAAGTTCATGTCATCCATGGTCAACCAAACCACGGTCGGCAAAGACCTAACTTCGTTTGGAGTCATTCTGTTTTCCTCAGACCCCAAATCAGTATTTACTCTCAACCAATACAAGTCCAAGCGAGAAGTTCTTCAAGCAATATCGGCTCTCAAGTCACCATATGGAGACACCTACACAGGAAAAGCCTTGCAATATGCTTTGTCGTTCTTCAATGCCGAGTACGGTGGTCGGGCAGCGCTCAATGTGCCTCAGATTCTGATGGTAATCACAGACGGTGATGCCACAGATCGGAACAATCTGCGTCAACCATCCACCGCACTAAGAGAAAAAGGCATCAGCGTGTTCAGTATCGGAGTGGAGGGTGCCATCAGGAACCAGCTGGAGATCATGGCTGGGCATGACTCAAGCAGAGTCTTCTACGTGGACAATTTTGCCGCTCTGGAAACTTTGGACAAGAACATCACAAACGTTCTTTGCACCTCCACAAAACCAG CCTGCGAGAAGCAGAAAGCCGACCTGATCTTCCTGATCGATCAGTCGGGCAGCATCCGCCCTCAAGACTACACCATCATGAAGAGCTTCACCACACAACTGGTGGCCAGCTTCAAAGTCAGCCAGGACTTAGTACGCGTCGGAATGGCGCAGTTCAGTGACATTTTCCAGCACGAGTTCTACCTGAACCAGTTCTTCACTAACGAGTCGGTGACCAAGCACATCATGGGTATGAACCAGCGCGGCGGGGGAACCCTGATCGGACTCGCCCTGGATGCCATAAGGGGTCACTTTGAGGACTCGCACGGCTGCCGCCGGTCAGCCGGTGTCTCCCAGAACTTGGTACTGATCACGGACGGCGAGTCCCAGGATGAGGTGCAGGATGCCGCGGACCGCCTCAAAGCTCTCGGGGTGGAGGTGTTCGTCATCGGCATTGGTGACGTCCACGACCTGCAGCTCCTGCAGATCACAGGCACCCACGACAGGCTCTTCACTGTCGAGAACTTTGATAGTTTGGACAGGATCAGACAAAAGGTGGTCGACACCATCTGTAAATCCAAACCTCCCAAAGAGCTGTCAA GCTGCAGCATCGACATCGCCATGGGCTTCGACATTTCTCAAAGAACTGGACTTCCCGGTGAGATGTTGGTCAGCGGTCATAGCAAGCTCAGGACCTTCTTGCCCGAGATCGTCCATTACGCTTCCACCATCCAGGGGCTGTGCTGCATCGGCCCCGCCCCGATCAAGACCAAAATCGGTTACAGGGTGGTGGGCCAGGACGGCCGACCCCTCTACGACTTCAAGTTCAAACCCGAGGACCCCAACGATGATGTGATGACCAAGGTCATGACTTTGAATTTGAACGTTCCCACGCGTCTCAACAGCGCCATGCTCAGGTCCTTCGGGGAGAAGTTTAAGAACGACTCCCGAGGTGGAGTGAAG GTTCTGATCATCTTCTCAGATGGGTTAGATGAAGATGTGGTGAAACTGGAGTACGAGTCAGACCTGCTGCGACagtctg GTGTGGACGCACTGCTGATGGTGGGCCTGGAGGGGGCGCCGGACCTGGCTCAGCTGCAGATGTTGGAGTTCGGCCGAGGCTTCGGCTACAAACTTCCGCTCAGCATCGGCATGCAGAGTGTGGGCAGCACCGTACTCAAGCAGATC GACATGGTGTCCAACCGCAAGTGCTGCAACGTCATGTGCAAATGTTCAGGACACGAAGGCGTCCGCGGATCTCGGGGTCCCCTGGGGACAAAG GGGGCGGCAGGCCAAAGAGGTTACCCTGGGTTCCCAGGAGAGGAGGGCGTGCCT GGTGATCGTGGCGGTCCTGGACCGAGTGGACCTCAGGGGGTTCAGGGCTGCGCTGGGCTCCGAGGACCGAAG gGCTACCGAGGCCTCCGAGGCAATCGG GGCGAGGACGGAGAAGTGGGGCTGGACGGCGTCAACGGGGAACAG GGCGTGTCGGGACAAGATGGCGGTCGAGGAGAGCGAGGACATCCAGGAAATCCG GGCATTCCCGGCATCCGAGGTGAGGCGGGGCTGAAGGGACAGCGAGGCCTGAGAGGCGATCCG GGAAAACCGGGACGGGACAACACCGTGCCGGGACCCGTGGGAGACGTCGGGAATCCCGGTTTGCCG GGAGAACCGGGTCAAGACGGGAGGGCTGGAGAAGCCGGCATCCTCGGGAACGCC ggtcCTGATGGAAGACGAGGACCCCTTGGGGAGAAG GGTGCCGCGGGAGCTCCTGGAGATCCTGGCGTGTCAGGAAGTCCTGGTGCTTCAGGTCCTCAG GGCCCCAGAGGGGTCAGAGGCCAACCCGGACCAAGAGGGATCCCTGGACTTCCTGGGCCGCAG GGGGGGCCGGGCTCACCAGGTGGGGCGGGCTCCACGGGACGACGCGGTGGTAACGGTCAGAAG GGACAACCTGGAGATCCGGGGGTGAGGGGGGTCCAGGGAACGCCGGGACCGCGAGGGGCGCCG GGTCAGGACGGCAGAGACGGATACGGGCCGGCTGGACCCAAAGGCATCAAG ggaGATCAAGGCTTCCCCGGTTATCCTGGTTTAGTG GGCGAGAGCGGCCTGGAAGGTTCTAAAGGTCTCCCAGGATACAAAGGCAACCGAGGTCGTGGG GGTAACTCAGGTCGTCCTGGGAACGCGGGTCAGCCCGGAGAGCCAGGTTACGAGGGACACAAG GGCCCTCGAGGTTCCCCCGGAGGTAAAGGCAAGACG GAGTGCGAGCTGATCACGTTCATCCGCGACAACTGCG CTTGCGCCACTG ACTTGGGCTCTTGCCCCGCCCTCCCCACGGAGCTGGTGGTGGCGCTGGACATGTCTGAGGACGTGACACCGGTGGCCTTCGAGCGCCAGCGCGGGGCGCTCCTGTCCCTCCTGGAGGACATCACCGTGGCCGAAAGCAACTGCCCCACGGGGGCCCGCGTGGCCGTGGTGGCGTACAGCGCCCACACCAAGTACCTGATCCGCTTCCACGACTACCGCCGCAAGACGCAGCTGCTGGAGGCCGTGAGGAACGTGGCCCTGGAGCGCACGTCCAACCGGCGCCAGCTGGGCGCCGCCATGCGCTTCGTGGCCCACAACGTACTGAAGCGCGTGCGCTCGGGCGCCATGATGAGGAAGGTGGCCGTGTTCTTCTCCAACGGGCCGCCGCAGGACGTCAGCGACGTGGTGACGGCCGTCATGGAGTACCGCGCCCAGGACGTGGTGCCCGCAGTCATCTCCCTGAGGAACGCCCCCGCCGTCAGTCGCGCCATGGAG CTGGACGACACGGGAAACTCCATCTTCACTGTGCTGGGAAGGGACGCTGCCGCCAACCTGAGAAAGGTGAAGAACTGCGCCATCTGTTACG ACCCATGCCGCCGTGCGCAGGAGTGCGCGTTCATCCAGGAGACGCCGGGCCTGCAGGAAGTGGAGGCGGACGTGGTGATGCTGGTGGACGGCTCCCGCGAGATGCAGGCCGATGAGTACGCCGGCGCCCAGCAACTTCTGGGCTCCGTGGTGGAGCAACTGGCGGTCAGTCCCGAGCCAGGTCGGTCCGACACCCGCGCCCGCGTGGCCGTGGTCCAGCAGAGCGGCGCCCGCGGCACCAAGGTGGAGTTCGGCCTGCGGGCCTACCGGGACCGGCGCCTCATGAGCTCCCACCTGCTACACGACATGCGCCAACAGGGCGGCTCCTCCGCTCTGGGGCATGCCCTGAACCTCGGCCTGAGGGAGGCGATGACTGCCGGCCACGCCCGCAGGAGCAGGGTGCTACTGGCCGTGGTGGGCACCCGGACGGCGCCTGAGGACCGGGAAGTGCTGCGCGCTGCTGCCCAGAAGGCCAAGTGCCAGGGGGTGGCGGTGTTCGTGGTGACGGTGGGCGAGCGCTACGACCGCGAGGAGGTGGAGGCTTTGGCCAGCGAGCCCACACAGCAGCACCTGCTGCACCTGGGACGACTTCAGCACGAAGAGCAGGACTACGCAAGAAGGTTCTTCAGGGTCTTCATGGCCGCGCTCAACA AGGGCTTCAACTCATACCCGCTGCCATCTTTAAAGCTCATTTGCCAGCGGACGGGTCAAGATGGTGGACAGATCCTTGTTGACGG TCAGGGGTACACGGAAGAGTTTGCCGACCAGCCGCAGGATAAGCCAAGCGACCAATTTCAGGAACAGACGGGACAGACGGACGCCGTCCACATGCTGAGCCCAGAAG AAGACGACGAACTGATGCCGCAGTCGACCGACGCCAACGCCGCAG ACCCCTGCCTGCTGGGCGAGGACGCGGGCGGCTGCGAGGACTACGCCATGATGTGGTTCTACGACAGCAAGCGGCGGCAGTGCGAGCGCTTCTGGTATGGCGGCTGCGGTGGAAACGCTAACCGCTTTAGCACCCTGGAGGCCTGCCAAGACGCCTGCGTGGCTGACACGGCCTGA